The Chryseobacterium scophthalmum genome has a window encoding:
- the paaA gene encoding 1,2-phenylacetyl-CoA epoxidase subunit PaaA produces MDLEKFVQYVHDENKVEPKDVMPDDYRKLLVRQISQHAHSEIVGMLPEANWISRAPSLRRKMALLAKVQDEAGHGLYLYSATETLGNGTIRADRDATYDDMLEGKAKYSSIFNYPTLSWADIGAIGWLVDGAAIMNQVMLMGNSYGPYSRAMVKICKEESFHQRQGYEILMALCRGTKQQKEMAQASLNRFWWPALMMFGPNDDSSPNSKISMNYRVKRESNDSLRQRFIDVTVSQAEFLGLTVPDKDLKWNEERQHYDFGELPWDEFMEILKGNGPCNKKRLQTKVKAQQENLWVKEAAIAFAEKQEKISI; encoded by the coding sequence ATGGATTTAGAAAAATTTGTACAATACGTACACGACGAAAATAAAGTAGAACCAAAAGATGTAATGCCTGATGATTACAGAAAATTATTGGTTCGTCAGATTTCACAGCACGCGCATTCTGAGATTGTCGGAATGTTGCCGGAAGCCAACTGGATTTCCAGAGCGCCTTCTTTGAGAAGAAAAATGGCTCTTTTGGCTAAAGTTCAGGATGAGGCAGGTCATGGTTTATACTTGTATTCTGCAACTGAAACGCTAGGAAACGGAACCATCAGAGCGGACAGAGATGCTACCTACGACGATATGTTAGAAGGAAAAGCGAAATATTCAAGTATTTTCAATTATCCGACATTGAGTTGGGCAGATATCGGCGCAATCGGCTGGTTGGTTGATGGTGCTGCAATTATGAATCAGGTAATGTTGATGGGGAATTCTTACGGTCCTTATTCAAGAGCGATGGTGAAAATCTGTAAAGAAGAATCTTTCCACCAAAGACAAGGTTACGAGATTTTGATGGCACTTTGTCGTGGTACAAAGCAACAGAAAGAAATGGCTCAGGCTTCGTTAAATCGTTTCTGGTGGCCGGCTTTAATGATGTTTGGTCCAAATGATGACAGTTCACCAAACTCAAAAATTTCTATGAATTACAGAGTAAAAAGAGAAAGTAACGACAGTCTTCGTCAGAGATTTATCGACGTTACCGTTTCTCAGGCTGAATTCTTAGGATTAACTGTCCCGGATAAAGATTTAAAATGGAACGAGGAAAGACAACATTATGATTTCGGAGAACTTCCTTGGGATGAGTTCATGGAGATCTTAAAAGGAAATGGACCTTGTAATAAGAAAAGATTGCAGACAAAAGTAAAAGCACAGCAGGAAAACCTTTGGGTAAAAGAGGCAGCGATAGCTTTTGCAGAAAAACAAGAAAAAATTTCAATATAA
- a CDS encoding PaaI family thioesterase, with protein sequence MNPRQVAEYMFDQDYFSQWMNIKMIEVKENYCLLEMPIKKEMINGLKTVHGGVTFAFADSALAFSSNNSGDAAVALNCIINFTKAGKEGDIFRAESILVNDTRKTAVYDIKITNQNEELIAKFVGTVYKIGKKVTDL encoded by the coding sequence ATGAATCCAAGACAGGTTGCAGAATATATGTTTGATCAGGATTATTTTTCCCAATGGATGAATATCAAGATGATCGAAGTAAAAGAAAATTATTGTCTACTCGAAATGCCCATCAAAAAGGAAATGATTAATGGGTTGAAAACCGTTCACGGAGGCGTTACGTTTGCTTTTGCGGATTCTGCATTGGCATTTTCGTCCAACAATTCCGGAGATGCAGCTGTTGCATTGAACTGTATCATCAATTTTACGAAAGCAGGAAAAGAGGGTGATATTTTCAGAGCAGAAAGTATCTTGGTAAACGATACAAGAAAAACCGCTGTTTACGACATTAAAATTACGAATCAAAACGAAGAATTGATTGCAAAATTTGTCGGAACAGTCTATAAAATCGGAAAAAAAGTAACCGATTTGTAA
- a CDS encoding 2Fe-2S iron-sulfur cluster-binding protein → MNSFYKLKTVRVQKDTNDAVNVAVEIPEELKDKFRFKQGQYLNFRMMIDGNEERRSYSICNAPSEKSNTLEVLVKLLENGKVSGYFNEHLHMDEILEVMPPMGGFNTSYHPTNVKTYVGLAAGSGISPVLSNIKESLYQEPNSNAYLFYSNRSMNHVMKKAEIDKLVETFNGRLKVVYLVSREAHADPIFEGRISPEKLDHLFERYADIDVKESTFFICGPSEMIKGIADYLKKDKKVPAIQVLFEYFTAPDEENSEEMSDEFKAIANIESMVTVIIDDDEYSFHLNSKKESILDKALKDNLPVPFACKGGVCCTCKAEVLEGEVFMEKNYALTEEEVARGFVLTCQCHPTTNVVMLNYDV, encoded by the coding sequence ATGAATTCATTTTATAAATTAAAAACTGTAAGGGTTCAGAAAGATACCAACGATGCTGTAAATGTAGCCGTTGAAATTCCTGAGGAACTGAAAGATAAATTCAGATTCAAACAGGGGCAGTATCTTAATTTCCGAATGATGATCGACGGGAACGAAGAGAGACGTTCTTATTCTATCTGCAATGCGCCGAGTGAAAAAAGCAACACGCTGGAAGTATTGGTGAAATTATTGGAAAACGGAAAAGTTTCCGGTTATTTCAATGAGCATCTTCACATGGATGAAATCCTTGAAGTAATGCCTCCAATGGGCGGTTTTAATACGTCTTATCACCCGACAAACGTGAAAACTTACGTTGGTTTGGCTGCAGGAAGCGGAATTTCTCCAGTGTTGTCAAATATTAAAGAAAGTCTTTATCAGGAACCAAATTCAAACGCTTATCTGTTCTACAGCAACAGAAGCATGAATCATGTAATGAAAAAGGCTGAGATCGATAAATTGGTGGAAACTTTTAATGGAAGACTGAAAGTTGTTTATTTGGTAAGTCGTGAAGCACATGCAGACCCGATCTTTGAAGGAAGAATTTCCCCTGAAAAACTTGACCACCTTTTTGAAAGATATGCAGATATCGATGTGAAAGAATCAACTTTCTTCATTTGTGGACCGTCAGAAATGATCAAAGGGATCGCAGATTATTTAAAGAAAGATAAAAAAGTACCTGCAATTCAGGTTTTATTTGAATATTTTACTGCTCCTGACGAAGAAAATTCGGAGGAAATGAGCGATGAATTCAAAGCGATTGCCAACATCGAAAGTATGGTAACGGTCATTATCGATGATGATGAATATTCGTTCCACCTTAATTCTAAAAAAGAGAGTATCTTAGATAAAGCATTGAAAGACAATCTTCCTGTACCTTTTGCTTGCAAAGGAGGAGTTTGTTGTACGTGTAAAGCCGAAGTTCTCGAAGGAGAAGTTTTCATGGAAAAAAACTACGCGCTTACCGAAGAAGAAGTAGCCAGAGGCTTCGTTCTTACCTGTCAATGTCACCCGACAACGAATGTGGTGATGCTTAATTATGATGTATAA
- the paaD gene encoding 1,2-phenylacetyl-CoA epoxidase subunit PaaD yields the protein MKNPLEILELVPDPEIPVINIVELGIVREAKITSENSCEVTITPTYSACPAMFTIEEDIIKLMKENGWDAKVVTKMFPIWTTDWLTDEAREKLRVYGISPPEKGADEHHIGKPKKCPRCGSMNSKQISRFGSTLCKASYQCLDCLEPFDYFKCH from the coding sequence TTGAAAAATCCTTTAGAAATATTAGAACTCGTTCCCGATCCGGAAATTCCGGTAATCAATATTGTGGAATTGGGCATTGTGAGAGAAGCGAAAATTACGAGCGAGAATTCTTGTGAAGTAACGATTACGCCGACTTATTCTGCCTGTCCCGCTATGTTTACCATTGAAGAAGACATCATCAAATTGATGAAAGAAAACGGTTGGGATGCGAAAGTAGTTACCAAAATGTTTCCGATTTGGACGACAGATTGGCTGACAGATGAAGCGAGAGAAAAACTTCGTGTTTACGGAATTTCACCTCCCGAAAAAGGAGCCGACGAACATCACATTGGGAAACCTAAAAAATGTCCACGTTGTGGTTCGATGAATTCAAAACAGATCAGCCGATTCGGGTCTACTTTATGTAAGGCTTCGTATCAATGTTTAGACTGTTTAGAACCTTTTGATTATTTTAAATGCCACTAG
- a CDS encoding phenylacetate--CoA ligase family protein, translated as MDFSVEYLKLDQLRQLQSERLVSLVGYLEEKSDFYKRKFDELGISPQEIRTIEDISKLPITYKQDLRDNYPFGLFTVPKDELQRIHCSSGTTGKPTVVGYTKEDIDLFSEVVARSLNAAGAKPGMQLHNAYGYGIFTGGLGLHYGAEKLGMSVLPISGGMTARQVDLIMDFKPEVICCSPSYALTIADEFAKRGISANEISLKYAVLGSEPWTELIRHHIEERLGVHATNIYGLSEIIGPGVSMEDFEEKGGSYIWEDHFYPEILDPITKEPVPFGEEGVLVITTLTKKAMPLLRYWTNDITSLYYEENSKRTMVKMKPILGRADDMLIVRGVNVYPSQIEEAFSHVEGVVPNYYLTPIEKEQMCVALDIDVEIDDELIASKNLNQNTDDYAIFVGNFGKSIENEIKKRVGITTKVKIHAQDSLPKCEGGKINRILKTK; from the coding sequence GTGGATTTTTCAGTTGAGTACTTAAAACTCGACCAATTAAGACAGCTCCAATCGGAAAGGTTGGTGAGTTTGGTGGGTTATCTTGAAGAGAAGTCAGATTTTTATAAAAGAAAATTTGATGAATTAGGAATATCGCCACAAGAAATAAGGACAATTGAAGATATTTCAAAACTACCGATTACTTACAAACAAGATTTAAGAGACAATTATCCGTTCGGATTATTTACGGTTCCAAAGGATGAATTACAAAGAATTCACTGTTCAAGCGGAACAACAGGAAAACCAACGGTTGTAGGATATACAAAAGAAGATATTGATTTATTCAGTGAAGTCGTAGCAAGATCTTTAAATGCAGCGGGAGCAAAACCGGGAATGCAGTTACATAATGCTTATGGATACGGAATTTTCACTGGCGGACTTGGACTTCATTACGGAGCTGAAAAATTAGGAATGAGCGTTCTTCCAATTTCTGGAGGAATGACAGCAAGACAGGTCGATTTAATCATGGATTTTAAACCTGAAGTTATTTGTTGTTCTCCTTCTTATGCTTTAACAATCGCTGATGAATTTGCTAAAAGAGGAATCTCAGCAAATGAAATCAGTTTAAAATATGCAGTTTTAGGTTCAGAGCCTTGGACGGAATTGATCAGACATCACATCGAAGAAAGATTGGGCGTTCATGCAACCAATATTTATGGGTTAAGTGAAATTATCGGACCGGGAGTTTCGATGGAAGATTTTGAGGAAAAAGGAGGTTCTTATATTTGGGAAGATCATTTTTATCCTGAAATTTTAGATCCGATTACAAAAGAACCTGTTCCGTTTGGTGAAGAAGGAGTTTTGGTGATTACGACTTTAACTAAAAAAGCAATGCCGCTTTTACGTTATTGGACGAATGATATTACAAGTCTTTATTACGAAGAAAACTCAAAAAGAACAATGGTTAAAATGAAACCAATTCTTGGAAGAGCCGATGATATGCTGATTGTAAGAGGTGTCAATGTATATCCAAGTCAGATTGAAGAAGCGTTTTCTCATGTGGAAGGTGTAGTTCCGAATTATTATTTAACACCGATTGAGAAAGAACAAATGTGTGTGGCATTGGATATTGATGTTGAAATTGATGATGAATTAATAGCTTCGAAAAATTTAAATCAAAATACCGATGATTATGCTATTTTTGTCGGAAACTTTGGAAAAAGTATAGAAAACGAAATAAAAAAGCGAGTAGGAATCACAACGAAAGTGAAAATTCATGCTCAGGACAGCTTACCTAAATGCGAAGGTGGAAAAATTAATAGAATACTAAAAACAAAATGA
- the paaB gene encoding 1,2-phenylacetyl-CoA epoxidase subunit PaaB, producing the protein MANLDMWEVFIQTKPGLSHKHVGIVQAPTAEMALQNARDVYTRRKEGTSVWVVPSKYIVTSEGIDKEAFFDPADDKLYRHPTFYDIPNDVKNM; encoded by the coding sequence ATGGCAAATTTAGATATGTGGGAAGTGTTTATTCAGACTAAACCGGGATTATCTCACAAACACGTTGGAATTGTACAGGCACCAACAGCAGAAATGGCTTTGCAGAATGCAAGAGACGTTTATACAAGAAGAAAAGAAGGAACTTCAGTTTGGGTTGTTCCAAGTAAATATATCGTGACTTCAGAAGGAATTGATAAAGAAGCTTTCTTTGATCCTGCTGATGACAAATTGTACCGTCACCCGACGTTCTACGACATTCCAAACGATGTAAAAAATATGTAA
- a CDS encoding carboxylesterase family protein: protein MTANQNNSNTYTFQTPFGRILAFRENGILKAKNIRYAYSERFKKPIAVEPSASEIIFPEKTPVCPQNISPLLEKMIGKTNLDDFEVDESPQYISVFRPENFKENEKLSVIVWIHGGSYEIGCGDILTADPRDWVKEHNVIIVTVSYRLGIFGFLGGNEDKPANLGLFDLIEALKWIKNDIASFGGDSENITLFGQSSGGDAIAHLMISEGTENLFKRVIIHSAPLGLRKNRQKMSAEFLENTRMFNNKSDVLEIIENYKNNAPSFLKYGLKAAMPFGTQYGFSPLCNEWEAEEKWKQKAKEIDVLIGLNDEETAFYLKASDTINKYFPAKIINKAIRTTTEIIYGKPAADFAENFSKAGGNVYLFRIYPRFKVSNYFLGAHAIDLPFIFGNESAWKNAGILKNIPWKYIDENGKKLRKLWTEFAKSGKISDDLERPEILEVSKI, encoded by the coding sequence ATGACCGCAAATCAAAATAATTCTAATACTTATACTTTTCAGACGCCTTTCGGAAGAATTTTAGCTTTCAGAGAAAACGGAATTTTAAAAGCTAAAAACATTCGGTATGCTTATTCTGAAAGGTTCAAAAAACCGATTGCTGTTGAGCCTTCCGCTTCGGAAATTATTTTCCCTGAAAAAACTCCGGTTTGTCCGCAAAATATCAGTCCACTTCTTGAAAAAATGATTGGCAAAACCAATTTAGATGATTTTGAAGTGGATGAATCTCCACAATATATTTCGGTCTTCAGACCTGAAAATTTTAAGGAAAACGAAAAACTTTCTGTTATTGTTTGGATTCATGGTGGTTCGTATGAGATTGGTTGCGGTGATATTCTTACGGCAGATCCCAGAGATTGGGTAAAAGAACATAATGTAATTATTGTTACAGTCTCTTACCGTTTAGGTATTTTTGGTTTTTTAGGCGGAAATGAAGACAAACCTGCTAATTTAGGTCTGTTTGATTTGATTGAAGCGTTGAAATGGATTAAAAATGATATTGCTTCTTTCGGTGGAGATTCAGAAAATATTACCCTTTTTGGGCAGTCTTCAGGCGGAGATGCAATTGCTCATTTAATGATTTCAGAAGGAACTGAAAACTTGTTTAAAAGAGTAATTATTCACAGCGCTCCTTTAGGTTTAAGGAAAAACCGACAAAAAATGTCAGCAGAGTTTCTGGAAAATACACGAATGTTTAACAATAAATCAGATGTTTTAGAAATTATTGAAAACTATAAAAACAATGCTCCCTCTTTTTTAAAATATGGCTTAAAAGCTGCAATGCCTTTCGGAACTCAATATGGTTTTTCACCATTGTGCAATGAATGGGAGGCCGAAGAAAAATGGAAACAGAAAGCAAAAGAAATTGATGTTTTAATTGGTTTGAATGATGAAGAAACGGCTTTCTACCTGAAAGCTTCTGATACGATCAATAAATATTTTCCCGCAAAAATTATAAACAAAGCAATCCGCACGACAACAGAAATCATTTATGGAAAACCTGCAGCAGATTTTGCGGAAAATTTTTCCAAAGCAGGTGGAAATGTTTATTTGTTTAGAATTTATCCACGTTTTAAAGTTTCCAATTACTTTTTGGGAGCTCATGCTATTGACCTTCCTTTTATTTTTGGTAACGAATCTGCCTGGAAAAATGCAGGAATTCTAAAAAACATTCCATGGAAATATATTGATGAGAACGGAAAAAAATTAAGAAAACTCTGGACTGAATTTGCCAAAAGTGGAAAAATTTCAGATGATTTAGAAAGACCGGAAATTCTTGAAGTTTCCAAAATCTAA
- the paaC gene encoding 1,2-phenylacetyl-CoA epoxidase subunit PaaC → MNPLYNYLLKLADDSFIMGQRLSAWCGEGPYLEEDIALTNIALDELGQANNFYVYASRVIDNGKSEDDLAFLRYEHEYVNAHWTELPNEDYAQTILKVYVFSVYQKLMYEALSNSTNEELSAIAQKSLKEVRYHYTHTASWMKIFAQGTEESKSRLEKAIENIWEYTKGLFAKTEGEDDLVALNIAPNADALYEEFLAITQKDFTDFGLEYPANPFMQPKSRTGYHTEYFGFMLCELQYMQRAYPGCTW, encoded by the coding sequence ATGAACCCATTATATAATTATTTATTAAAACTTGCAGACGACAGTTTCATTATGGGACAGCGTTTGTCTGCGTGGTGCGGTGAAGGTCCTTATTTGGAGGAAGATATTGCATTAACAAACATTGCTTTGGATGAACTAGGTCAGGCAAACAATTTTTACGTTTATGCTTCAAGAGTTATTGACAACGGAAAAAGCGAAGATGATTTAGCTTTCCTAAGATACGAACACGAATATGTAAATGCACACTGGACAGAACTTCCGAACGAAGATTATGCTCAGACGATTTTAAAAGTTTACGTTTTTTCGGTGTATCAAAAGTTGATGTATGAAGCATTATCAAATTCTACAAATGAAGAACTTTCTGCAATTGCTCAGAAGTCTTTGAAAGAAGTAAGATATCACTATACTCATACTGCTTCTTGGATGAAAATTTTTGCTCAGGGAACGGAAGAAAGTAAATCCCGTTTAGAAAAAGCGATTGAAAATATTTGGGAATACACAAAAGGTTTATTCGCAAAAACAGAAGGAGAAGATGATTTGGTAGCTTTAAATATTGCTCCAAATGCAGATGCTCTTTACGAAGAGTTTTTAGCGATTACACAAAAAGATTTTACAGATTTCGGTTTAGAATATCCTGCAAACCCTTTCATGCAACCAAAATCAAGAACAGGATATCATACAGAATATTTCGGATTTATGCTTTGTGAATTGCAATATATGCAGAGAGCATATCCGGGATGTACTTGGTAA
- the pcaF gene encoding 3-oxoadipyl-CoA thiolase, producing MNNVYIIDYVRTPISKLSGGLSEVRADDLAAIVIQEIVARNPEVPVEEIEDVIFGCANQAGEDNRNVARMGLLLAGLPYKIGGETVNRLCASGMSAVANAFRSIASGEGEIYIAGGVEHMTRSPYVMSKPSTAFGRDSQMFDTTFGWRFVNPKMKEMYGVDAMGDTAENLAEMHNISREDQDKFALWSQQKATKAQESGRLAEEIVKVEIPQRKGEPKIFDTDEFIKPTSSMEGLGKLRPAFRKEGGTVTAGNASGMNDGAAALILASEEAVKKYGLKPKAKILGSSVAGVEPRIMGIGPVEATQKLLKRLDLSLDDMDVIELNEAFAAQSLAVTRSLGLQDDDSRINPNGGAIAIGHPLGVSGARIIGSAAIELQKQNKKYALCTLCIGVGQGYAMVIEKV from the coding sequence ATGAACAACGTATATATCATAGATTATGTAAGAACACCCATTTCAAAATTGTCTGGAGGACTTTCAGAAGTTCGTGCAGACGATTTGGCGGCGATTGTTATTCAAGAAATTGTGGCAAGAAATCCTGAAGTTCCTGTTGAGGAAATTGAGGACGTTATTTTCGGATGTGCTAATCAGGCAGGTGAAGATAACAGAAACGTAGCAAGGATGGGACTTTTATTGGCTGGTCTTCCTTATAAGATCGGAGGTGAAACAGTAAACAGATTGTGCGCTTCAGGAATGTCTGCAGTGGCAAATGCTTTCCGTTCGATTGCTTCTGGAGAAGGTGAAATTTACATCGCAGGTGGAGTTGAGCATATGACGCGTTCGCCTTATGTGATGTCAAAACCTAGTACTGCTTTTGGTAGAGATAGTCAGATGTTTGATACCACTTTCGGATGGAGATTTGTCAATCCGAAAATGAAAGAAATGTATGGCGTAGATGCGATGGGCGACACTGCTGAAAATTTAGCAGAAATGCACAACATCAGCCGTGAAGACCAGGACAAATTTGCGCTTTGGTCTCAACAAAAAGCAACTAAAGCTCAAGAAAGCGGAAGATTGGCGGAAGAAATTGTGAAAGTTGAAATTCCACAAAGAAAAGGCGAACCAAAGATCTTCGATACAGACGAATTTATCAAGCCAACTTCTTCAATGGAGGGATTAGGAAAACTTCGTCCAGCTTTCAGAAAAGAAGGCGGAACAGTAACAGCAGGAAATGCTTCAGGAATGAATGACGGAGCAGCTGCTTTAATTCTTGCAAGTGAAGAAGCTGTAAAAAAATATGGTCTAAAACCAAAAGCTAAGATTTTAGGTTCATCTGTTGCCGGTGTTGAACCAAGAATCATGGGAATCGGTCCTGTTGAAGCAACTCAGAAGCTATTGAAAAGATTAGATCTTTCATTAGATGATATGGATGTAATCGAACTAAACGAAGCATTTGCTGCTCAATCTTTAGCAGTAACAAGAAGTTTAGGTTTACAGGATGACGATTCAAGAATAAATCCAAACGGTGGAGCGATTGCAATTGGTCATCCACTTGGAGTTTCCGGTGCGAGAATCATCGGTTCTGCAGCTATTGAACTTCAAAAGCAAAATAAAAAATATGCATTGTGTACCCTTTGTATCGGTGTCGGACAAGGTTATGCAATGGTGATTGAAAAAGTATAA
- a CDS encoding 3-hydroxyacyl-CoA dehydrogenase NAD-binding domain-containing protein — protein MTNVGIIGAGTMGIGIAQVAATNGCKVWVYDANAKQVETATVGLEKTLTKLVDKQKISAEKMTEILTNISIATELKDFKDCELVIEAIIENKEIKTKVFTELEKHVSESCVIGSNTSSISITSLGAELQKPERFIGIHFFNPAPLMPLVEVIPSLLTEKSLAEKIYNLMKDWGKIPVIAKDIPGFIVNRIARPYYGEGLRIVEENIATVEQVDDAMKIIGNFKMGPFELMDLIGVDVNFSVTKTVYNEYFYDPKYKPSLLQQRMSEAKLHGRKTGKGFYDYSEDAVKPVAQKDEALYQQIFLRIISMLINEAVEAKRLGVANDEDLELAMQKGVNYPKGLLAWGKEIGYAKISETLQSLYEEYQEERYRQSPLLRKM, from the coding sequence ATGACGAATGTAGGAATTATCGGTGCCGGAACGATGGGAATTGGCATCGCACAAGTAGCCGCAACGAACGGATGCAAAGTTTGGGTCTATGACGCCAATGCAAAACAAGTAGAAACGGCAACTGTAGGTTTGGAAAAAACATTAACCAAATTGGTTGATAAACAAAAAATTTCGGCAGAGAAAATGACTGAAATTTTAACTAACATTTCCATTGCTACAGAATTGAAAGACTTCAAAGATTGCGAATTAGTAATCGAAGCTATCATTGAAAACAAAGAAATTAAAACCAAGGTTTTCACAGAATTAGAGAAACACGTTTCTGAAAGCTGTGTAATTGGTTCCAATACATCCTCTATTTCCATCACCTCTCTTGGTGCGGAATTACAAAAACCGGAACGTTTCATCGGAATTCACTTCTTTAATCCGGCTCCTTTGATGCCTTTAGTTGAAGTTATTCCATCTTTACTGACAGAAAAATCTTTAGCGGAAAAAATCTATAATCTGATGAAAGATTGGGGTAAAATTCCAGTTATTGCAAAGGATATTCCAGGATTTATCGTTAACAGAATTGCTCGTCCTTACTATGGTGAAGGTTTGAGAATTGTTGAAGAAAATATCGCCACTGTAGAACAGGTTGATGATGCTATGAAAATAATTGGAAACTTCAAAATGGGCCCTTTTGAATTAATGGATTTAATTGGAGTTGATGTCAATTTCTCAGTAACAAAAACGGTTTACAACGAATATTTCTACGACCCGAAATACAAACCATCTCTCCTTCAGCAAAGAATGTCTGAAGCAAAACTTCACGGCAGAAAAACCGGAAAAGGTTTCTACGATTATAGTGAAGATGCTGTAAAACCGGTTGCTCAAAAAGATGAAGCTCTTTATCAACAAATATTTTTAAGAATTATTTCGATGTTGATCAATGAAGCAGTTGAAGCAAAAAGATTAGGTGTTGCGAATGATGAAGATTTAGAATTGGCAATGCAAAAAGGAGTGAATTATCCAAAGGGATTATTGGCTTGGGGAAAAGAAATTGGATATGCAAAGATCTCCGAAACCCTTCAAAGTCTTTACGAAGAATATCAGGAAGAAAGATACAGACAAAGCCCGTTACTTCGTAAAATGTAA
- a CDS encoding enoyl-CoA hydratase/isomerase family protein, with amino-acid sequence MYTQLDIESHFDGKLKIAYLNQPETMNALTKPSLGDLKDFIKECSDDPTVRCVAISGRGRAFCSGQNLDDAFVQGSEHHDNDIIRRIVTDYYNPLVLEITRCRKPVVALVNGPAVGAGAMLALICDFVLANNKAYFSQAFSNIGLIPDTGGTYFLPKLLGRQLANYLAFTGKKLSAEESKAYGLVAEVFTEEEFNSKSMEILEKVSNMPTVGLKLTKKAFANSYDNTLKEQLELEGDLQQEAAETEDFKEGVQAFLEKRKPNYKGK; translated from the coding sequence ATGTACACACAACTTGATATTGAATCACATTTTGACGGAAAGCTTAAAATTGCTTACCTCAATCAGCCTGAAACGATGAATGCGCTTACAAAGCCATCTTTGGGAGATTTAAAAGATTTTATTAAAGAATGTAGTGATGATCCTACAGTAAGATGTGTGGCGATTTCAGGGCGAGGAAGAGCTTTTTGTTCTGGTCAGAACTTGGATGATGCATTTGTTCAGGGTAGTGAGCATCATGATAACGACATCATCAGAAGAATTGTAACAGATTATTACAATCCTTTGGTGCTTGAAATTACCCGTTGCAGAAAACCGGTTGTTGCTTTGGTAAACGGTCCGGCTGTAGGAGCTGGAGCAATGTTAGCCTTAATTTGTGACTTTGTTTTAGCTAATAATAAAGCGTATTTCTCTCAGGCATTTTCAAATATTGGATTAATTCCTGATACAGGAGGTACATATTTTTTACCTAAATTATTGGGGAGACAATTGGCAAATTACTTAGCATTTACAGGAAAAAAACTGTCTGCTGAAGAATCAAAAGCTTATGGTTTGGTAGCTGAGGTTTTCACTGAAGAAGAATTTAATTCAAAATCAATGGAAATTTTAGAAAAAGTATCCAATATGCCGACTGTTGGTTTAAAATTAACCAAAAAAGCATTCGCCAATTCTTACGATAACACATTGAAAGAACAATTGGAATTGGAAGGCGATCTTCAACAAGAAGCTGCAGAAACAGAAGACTTCAAAGAAGGAGTACAAGCATTTTTAGAAAAAAGAAAACCTAATTATAAAGGAAAATAA
- a CDS encoding DUF6624 domain-containing protein, whose amino-acid sequence MRKMFLLLFTLLTFLMNAQQKVNEVLKKELDEIMKVDQGYRMLFDSEITPEKKDKLLKDLNIDKEEFEKKNWQLVAEHDSLNMQKIKNIISQYGYPGKTLVGEPTNQAAWYVIQHSTKIGKYLPLIKEAGKKKEIPFTWVAMMEDRYLMNENKEQIYGTQGKGEMTKDKDGKQVFINFVWPVKDLKNVNKRRKEAGFDSTIEEDAERMFGKDFKYEPYTLQQVLEIRNKNK is encoded by the coding sequence ATGAGAAAAATGTTTTTACTGCTTTTCACGCTTTTAACTTTTCTGATGAATGCTCAGCAGAAAGTAAACGAAGTTTTGAAAAAAGAACTCGATGAAATCATGAAAGTAGATCAGGGCTACAGAATGCTTTTTGACTCCGAAATAACTCCAGAAAAAAAGGATAAATTACTGAAAGATCTGAATATTGATAAAGAAGAGTTTGAAAAGAAAAACTGGCAATTGGTTGCGGAACACGACAGCCTGAATATGCAGAAAATTAAAAACATTATTTCTCAATATGGCTACCCAGGCAAAACATTGGTAGGAGAGCCTACGAATCAGGCGGCATGGTATGTCATTCAACATTCAACAAAGATTGGAAAATATCTGCCTCTCATTAAGGAAGCTGGAAAAAAGAAAGAAATTCCTTTTACATGGGTTGCGATGATGGAAGACAGATATCTGATGAATGAAAACAAAGAACAGATCTACGGAACACAGGGAAAAGGAGAAATGACAAAGGATAAAGATGGGAAACAGGTTTTTATCAATTTTGTATGGCCTGTTAAAGATCTTAAAAATGTAAATAAAAGAAGAAAAGAGGCCGGATTTGATTCTACTATTGAGGAAGATGCTGAAAGAATGTTCGGGAAGGACTTTAAATACGAACCTTATACTTTACAACAGGTTTTAGAAATAAGAAATAAAAACAAATAA